The Macrobrachium nipponense isolate FS-2020 chromosome 8, ASM1510439v2, whole genome shotgun sequence nucleotide sequence tcttacttcctcttactgagcaccaaattctttggaagcttgaatttcaagtcaatgtcccctttggtgggcttgttccatatgaatagagttcatcttccgaataatgataatgagtgctgttctcttttttttgtattaattaaaATGCACGAAGGCAACCAAATAGAAAGTTGATGAAAACTGATATACCAGTGAGGTCACCTTATTCGTAATCACTCAAGTACTTGATAAGATAACAGAATTTCAAAAAGTAAGGAGTGCTCGTTGAGAAGTCAGTGATAATGCACAAACAAAGTCACTGCCCTGCAGAGATGTGATGACGTCGAAATTATATGAAAATCAGGCTGGAGCTTAGACCATAAATTGCGCTTGATACATCTGTGGTGGAACAAGATTAGGTATTGCACGAAAGACTTCTAGTTCTCATTCGAATTAACTTCCAGCATTAGTTGGAAATTGGCCCCATGCATTAccaaagaaaacacacacacacacacacgcacacacacacagatatatatatatatatatgtatatatatataatatatatatgtataatatatatatatctatcttatatatctatatatatatatatatatatataatatatatatatatatatatatcagtaaggaaaaccaaggccaaaacccggaacagcattttgcaCAACTtcattgggacatgtttcgagtagtactatcactcgttatcaacctacaaaattaaaatgaatgacattatagttcttgcagtcaagtaaaaaatctgaataataatgaaaataatgaaaataaagcaaaaataacctAAATCTTTCACAAAACCTTAATAAGCTTAAAGTAACACCCATTCTACTCTTACATAGACACTCTTAAACAGTAGGCTATACCAGTACGTATTGGAGATATTTatgtgcacacatatacatacatacatacattcacacacactgtaCTGTATGTACATTAAGTATATACTTGCACATACTTTTCACTTGAATAATGCTAGCTGTGTCTTGGGATAATAAAAAACATTTGTGCATGACTATGGGTACTTAATTAACAAGAGTAaatggaagtgaagaagatgacgGAAAAAGGAGCGGCGGAACAAGTATGGTTccgtcaaaggggttttacagccgcattttccttgtccccaaagccaacggggattggaggacagtaatagatctgtcaacattgaatctgtttataaggaaaacaagTTTCAGAATGGAGACCCCAAAGACAGTTCTAGCAGTAGTCAGGgacaaggactttatgctgacaatagacttgaaggacgcatactttcagatcccactctgttcttttccatctgtccacccgcctgtagtGCTCGCGAATGGTAACACTgagtcccaggctttaaatagttacatgcagcttatattcaacaataataatatcatatttcgaatattaacgatgtaattcgcaaacagtaaattattaaaacactttccagttgcaaatgtatatccagatatccttttatttacctaaaacttacacatagcgtaattatttaaagcccgggatgcagtgttaccatgcgcgagcaccacaggcgggtggacagataaaaaaaaaaaccgagtacagGCTACGtttaagctaacctaacctaacctacagcTGATGATTCTGCAACTGTAGGTATTAGCCTACCTAGCACATTCCTACCATGcctttttttcacgataatataTTTGAACAAAACATTGATGTACCTAAGTAGACTAATTTAAAGTAATACCATGGTGACAGTAAAAGGACTTACCCTGCTATTTCTCGTTAGCGCGAAATTTTCACGTTTTATCGCTCTGATCCATTTCCTGGTCAGTTCTTCATTCTTTGGAAAAGCAAAAACGTGCACTTTAGTCCCACTTCGATAATTCCCCTTGCAATTCTGGGCCACACATAGGGGAGCACTGCAACACATAACGAGTGATGTACTGACCGGAGACGGTTGCCATTTCAGGCACTACAAGCGATGACGTCACAGTGTTTTCTTTTCCGATTCGCGAGGTCATCCTTCAGGGGGCCATGGAACAATACCCGGTTAATATAAGTAATAGGTGTTGGTTTACTTGAGAGCCCATCAACAGGAACTCGTTTCTGCCTCCCtgcaaggaaatcttgaagtaaaacCTAAAACGTATCTACCCACTCCGAGATTCAGAAGTGCTTTGTGATTTACTAAaccgaaagcagcactaaaaatCTAGTTGAATTACTCTGGGTCTGCACACAAAACCTTTATGAAGGTTCTCTTGCAATTGTCATAACAAATCTAAAACAACATCGCCGTTacctaataatatttataaaagacTACCTCTctaatataacatagatataagtTTTGGTCAAATGTGAAATTGGCGAGGAAAATGTACTATtttattgtaaaacaaaaaatacattacacTCTTACTTTGAAAACTAGATCAGGTCTTACTGAGGTGAATTGcattatgaaaggaaaaaataaagatgtaaaagagtaaaaaaaaaaggagttctgtttttgtattctttggaaaaaagtgaaacaacagttacgatttatttgtgtgtgtgtgtgtgtgtgtgtgtgtatctattgcTACTCTTTGCGTTCCATATGTTGGTATTTGGTTGGAAGTGAATTTGTACATAATTGTATTACATTGAAATTCTTGTATGTTCACATATgataaaaatgttccaaaaacttGCTTAACTTTGTATTAGTCATTAGTGCTATTGACATTatatgtaatattgtatatacagatatcgtttttataataaaagatcaAAAAAACTTCCTATGTGCATATTGACTATCAAGCAACAATCCTTTAGAGTCCGCATgcttatatagtggcttaaaaataagatGTTCTGCAACTTTAGAGAGGACAAGGAGAGTAGAAATTGGCCTGTGATTGCTGCGCTCTGTAGATAAGCCATTCTTTAGAACATTCACTGCAACGCTCAGCTTGCAGCCGGCCATTAAAGATACTACGTTGACCTAAAAATCTATTGAATATAATAATCTTGGaagacaacacactagaaaccttaaaaaaaaaaaatcaaagggaaGAAACCAACAGGAACTCCACCCCAGCTACCAAGACTaacaagaattttcttaacatccttaGAGCGAATGcaagcaaattttgtaagaataggttcaggatgacaagtatcacgGAGAAGAACATCCTCAACAGAATCCTTTCAGTATATGTATTAGGGTAAATGTATTAAGATGCAAATCAGGCATAATTAATGATAATGTTCggaaatatagaaattttggTAATTGGGGAGAATACTTTCGGATTCATCAGTCATCGGAGATTTTACTTAGTAACCTGATTGTTATGGGCGACACAAACTCAGAAACTCAACTTTAACCTTTATTCcgttaacagtagtagtagtagtagtagtagtagtagtagtagtagtaggttcaTTCCTGAAAGGAATTATTGCGAACTTTAAATACATTATCAAATAACCCATAATATTCAATAAGTCATAACGGTGACATAGTGTACCTTAATACATCTTGCAAAgctaattaaatatacttttctaaACAAGACACTTTCATTGCCACTTTAGACCTCCTTTGACTATAtcacattttatcatatttataggaCAATCAAATGTTAAATGTCACAAATAAATCAATTTACGCCTTTTAACgcttaaatgaataaaacatacaaagcaaatatatataagttcgtcaaaaaacttacatctgtgtGCCCAAAAATGAATCCTTTGAATTACGAAATATACAACTGTACTCCTTGAAGACCTTGCTTGAACTGCCAGAGACTCATAATTTTAGGAAGTGAGATGAAATCGTAATTTGTTTACACCTCTCAACTCTTTAACTACCACTTACAAAAGTAACGACATTGTTTTACCAACTAGATGGGTTTGTGTTTCTGCATTAACATACTCAGCCTCATAAACAGATTAAACCTGTTTATCAAAATATACACCTACTCATGCAGACACAATAAATAACCTTTAAGTTACAATACAAACTCTTTGAATTCAAAACACTTTCATGATTCACATAttcacctaaacaaaattaaacatcttcataactcaaataatatataatatcaaatgatAGGCCATAAGAACAACATAATATCACGTTACATTTAACATGAAAATCCTAGCCTTCAACTAATAACACTAGCTTCTGAATAGGACGGACAATAACCGAAGAAAGTGTCTTAATCTTGGCACTGCGAATTGTTCCTTTGTCATCTGGGTATACTTCTATCACTCGCCCCATTGGCCACTGATTCCTTGGCTCAATGTCACTCTTTACCAAGACCACATCACCAACAATTAGATTTCTTCTTGGTTCATTCCACTTTTGTCTAGTCTGTAAAGTGCTCAAAGACTCCTTTCTAAATCTTGACCAAAACAGGTTGGTCAGATATTGAACGCATCTCCACCTTCTCCTCATGTAAACATCATCCTTTTGAAACAAGCCAGGGGGAGGGATCACATAAGATTTTGGAATCAAAAAATGGTTTGGAGTTAGTGGCTCAAGGTCATCTACGCTGTCACTTACAGTGGTTAACGGTCTTGAATTGACGATGCTCTCAACCTCACAAAGCAGAGTCCGTAAACTTTCATCATTTAGCCTTTCACCAAATTCCTTCACCAGTGCAGACAACTCCTTTCTAACTGTTCTGATTTGGCGCTCCCAACAACCACCCATGTGGCTTGCTGCAGGTGGATTGAATTTCCATTCAACATGATGATGCGACAAATACTTCTCAATCTTCTTTTCCTCCACCTCATCAAGAGCTGCCTTAAGTTCTCTCTCAGCCCCATGGAAGTTGGTTCCATTATCACATCTGATAACCTTGGGATGACCTCTTCGAGAAACAAATCTTCGCAAAGTATTTATGAAAGAGTCAGATTGTAAAGTGTTTGCAGTTTCAATATGAATTGACCTACTAACCAAGCAGGTAAATATCACACCATACCTCTTtaactcctttcttccttccttgatgTAATAGGGTCCAAAGAGGTCAATACCAACATTACTGAATGGTGGTGAAGGTTCCAATCTGTCTGCTGGAAGATCAGCCATCTTTTGACTCAAAGCTGGTTCTTTCAACTTCCTGCAAGTAACACAATGAAATAACACATTCCTGACAGTTGCATTAGCATTGATGATCCAATACATCTGCCTTAGATTTGAGAGAACATGGTTTCTACCTGAATGAGCTAATAATTCATGCTCATGTCGTATCAACAATGTAGTCACATGATGCTTCTTTGGTAACAGTATGGGATGTTTGGCAGACTGTGGAATGTCAGACCTTCTTATTCTACCTCCAACCTTCAATAAGCCATCCTCAGAATCAAGAAAGGGATCAAGCTTATATATTGGACTACTCTTGCCAACTGACAATTCCCTTGATGAAGCCTTCACTTCATCACCAAACACCTCCCGTTGAACATACATTATGATTGCCCTTTCAGCATCAGTGGTTACACAACCTTTCCTTTTACCACTAAGGATTGACTTTAGTTGTTGAAATACAGAAACTGCCTTTTGTAACCTTGACCATGAAGAGAAATATTCAATCAATCTTGTAAACCCATGATGTTCTTCAGAAATTGTGACCGCAGACACATGTTCACTCTTACCATCAACACAATCTGCACACACATGTAATAGTTAAATTtttaatacagataaattccatatctgtaaatacacCCACGACCTAaagggtcattggtgaattaggagtgtCACTACGTAACCATAAACAAGACGtgaaaactagaccatgctatgcaatgcttgcagtagcctggtttgcgtttGCATGTCGAATCATTTTCTGAATTTGTAAAGCAAagcacaacaccttccatgggaagcggttgacctattcacccATAGCGGAAGCGCATGACTTCCGAGGCCGCagggctacgtgttcattttgttctaattatgataaatcgctgagatagctagtgttccgctatcgacgcaaTGCTCCTATATTGTAGTTCACTTCAGATTactcaacggagcggtcatccgaccaaaccatctctatactccagtgatggagcagctaagaaataaagttgttaaagttGTACtccatctcccttattctaaagaagaaccaactctaCTAGATCTCACTCAGACAAGAAGGGAAAgtagaaccaacaatgcttacgaacaacagtcgtaagaaaagacatactaaCTGTCGCTGTCTTATatcattatactaagtggacaagcgggagttACATACTGGTTGCAGCCTAAATCTACAATTACAAAAGAACCATATACGTCTGGCGAAGAAATGAATCATCGAATACCAGCTATAAATCagtaataaactgaggaaacaggatcttcaatcaacaagcaactgtaaacatcctacgaacacgaagaaatgtccttcatcgagacgaattcgagcatcaacatcgacgtttagtGAACGACTTTCATCAATTATCTTCAAGAATCGAACTGGACGTGAAGCAGCATCGGATCATCAACGGGAAGAGAAGGAATCATCACGACAACAACACTTCTTCCtgcaacgtgagagagagagagagagagactgtgacgtcatcacgacaatAACACTTCTTcctgcaacgcgagagagagagagagagaggctgtgacgtcattggaacgtcaacattctttccgcatatataccaaagctaagtacatcctttatccattcaggttttatcagtgaagtgttttacatcacgagtcgatcgtccagtattcctggggtgagttatacgcaatcttaatcttcattcattacaggaatcaatcttcaaccaCGAATTCTCGCccgcagaattttttttctcgttgttgctaatccctttttcttccaggagttttccggaaaatatctttatcacattatctgtattaatattatcattttgggggtCTTTCCTATTATttacaacacatttttattttatattgcatatgcgtttacgcagtggtcgtgtgtactcttatagatactttgataggatcgcaaggaatcgtagtgataagaaaaaagtaaaagttaacatggcaactactgtggcTGGCTCTTCTGCACCGGGTAACCCCAATCCCGTGGTTACTCTCGTCAGTGTGAGGTCAGCAATAGTctcttttcaaggtcgggtcaatgggttcctgcctcaaaacgttgagtcatggatctcatcagtagacgctcatttaaatgcaaaatgcatcacagacccatctgtacaattacaggaagccaaaagcttcatagactttgctaaaggagatgcaagtgcatatcttagaggagtctctttccaagaggcggttacatgggacgatttcaaagttaggctacgtgctatatatggcggtgaagaggctttagacgtagtgctggctttaaggaacatccttaaccaagcctctatgactcagcttaatgttgtggAATGCgtggcagtaattgccgaccggctaaatgaatatcaggataacTTAAGTAACTCCgcgtgggttacaagatccaatatcgccgtgaaagatttcatacggttgATATATCTGACTTgtatgacagtcatgttgcctgaagctttagtgcggtgttttgacaaaaagctaacgcccgccagtacggaactagatgtgtataaacagataaaaaaacacatgtctaaatgtactgaccttgatcccttgcttactcaagtttttgcaaaaaatgagaataagccacaacaagtaaacgtggttaataataatcaagcagcagggatgacttgttacaattgcaaaaggccaggtcacatgatttcagactgtcggacgcgtttttgttcaattcataacagttccactcattcatataatcgatgcttctcgcggaatcaacagcagaatcctagaaacacgcaaacagttgccaatgaaagcaaaaagaagaatcctcagtactttaaaaagaagcaggcgaacagcaatgctgttcaacagcagaaacaaacaaatcatgcttcaagtaactctgttcttgggccgtctagccagaactcatAAGGTCAGACGAAatttccgagtgtgcaaaacaaagcaaataccacgtagcaagctccaaggggggagaggacgatgttgggtcattcatatcaacatcttttgtatcaaataatcaatttaatcatttaccagatcattgtgaggcaattgattttcctatgaaacacacggccgtatccaaaaaatcagtgcaggttcccgtagatttgcaacaaattcacgcaattataagtcaagatgagttacgcccaaccttacaCGCAGTAAATTTAGAACACAAGtccttcacattatttttttattctggtagtccacgtaatatcatggatttgcggactcaccatttgttgttttcaaacttccctatagagaagttcggtataagactctcgggtataggaaataatgaattaaatgtggtaggagtaactcatgtccagtacaaggtcggtaagcttacgttttccgatacctttatcgttgtacaaaacattgatatgtatcctgctgtaattataggatacccgtctatgggcactcaaaacgttaccttagcccctgccaaacacggcgtgtatatcaaaggaaaattctataagtcttctaacaccttaaaatcagttttggacaacaaggagacaacaaatagaatagtaacgtacgttgaagaaccaatcacttctctcatgaatcaagaaataatccatgcgacccaacagaattttcGCTCACctgtaatatcagcttgcacgcaaactctcgagccgaacataacttcgaatatattagtgcgtataaagaaaaccttgccgggatctgaaatgttaatcctttccgacactctgaaaactcacggattgtccgtcacacaagccatttatacagttggctcacaacaacaatgtaacattaaagtctgtaatcatttgaataccactttggtaattcacaaaaatcaacatatcttggatgtggaagtttataaacatcgcattcttaccgtcgctgagatcaatcacgctcaatcagttgcggatgaatcccttttgcaatctataaaaaataaaatcaataaagacattcaagaagaggaaattcagcagaaatttcttgatcttttaaccaGATATCATGAGGTTTTTTTCCACTATggatggatccttaggaaaaacggatgtcatagaacaccaaataaggttaaaagacaagcagaaagttatctatgtaccttcgtacagactccctatgaaattccagaaagagataaatgatgaagtaggtaaaatgctagaagaaggagtcattaggaaatcaaacagcccttataattttccgttaatagtcgtaccgaaaaaagatcgaacttggcgtatctgcgtaggcttctgtcgcttaaatgaggaaacgatccctgatcgattcccagtgccatgcattgacgatatcttatctttactaggccagaacaaatattttaccagtttggacttacttaaaggctttcaccagataccactggaggaagagagtatcccatacactgccttcagcacagccaggggacattatgaatttctgtgtatgccttttggtttacgttgtgctcccataacgtttactagaatgatcaacatagtgtttggagacttgttaggggatatcttacatgcctatatggatgaccttgtaatcttttctaataccttagaagaacatctacgtaaattagagctagtgctacaaagactaagacagcataagctaagggtaaagataagtaagtgtgaatttttcaaaacagaactagtctatttaggtttcacggtgtctagtcaaggtcttaaagtagtccacgataaggtatcggctatccgtaacttcccgatacctactaacgtcacgggaatacagcaatttctggggtgTAGTGGCTATTATAGGCGTTTTATActcaactactcaatcatagccgctcccctaaccgatcttataaagaagggcatagatttcatatggtctgagaaacatcaacaggcgtttgataccttgaaagatgaactgtgtagttctcctatcttaaaatttcctgacttcggtaagtaattctttattgcaacagacgcctcagacctaggagtaggtggggtattgcttcagcaatatgacaaacagtttttccctatagctttttattcacgtaaacagagaccttccgaaagtaaatatgcagtaatagacaaggaagggctcgctattgttaattcactagtgcattttaagttcataatatacggttatcccgtcaaggttctcactgatcataagcccttaactgacttctttaaaggctttagtcacagccccaagcgaactcggtggcatatgatcatccaaaaCTTTGGCgtgaggatcgggtatttacctgggaaagcaaatatcattgctgacgcattatcacgcaaccccgcgtcatcttgtacggagccagcgtcatcttgtacggagccattagctgaattaatagatatatcaacatccatgcctattgttaaaactgtatctgaacaagaagatctgggctggagtgctgaactaatacagacggagcaaagaaaagatcagcaattagaaaaaatcataaacgctttaaacggaaatcctaaggaaaaggaatatataaagtataagcagcagaattatataatcaaggataatattctgtgtagatccgtgacgaggaaaacccgcaacacaccacaggcgAGTaccgaccaggtagtggtaccaatctcacttatacccactgtcttaaattggttgcatgcaaatccattgcatggccacccgggtttctccatcatgtcacagagaGCCaagtccttattttattggcatacgatgcttacagatataaaaaagcacatagctaattgtcacacttgtcaggaaaacagaGGGCACCCGAAGACatctgtcagcctaggggcttatcccgtgcccaatcaaccctttgaaagagtacacttagatttaatAACAGGGTTTTAcaagtcagacagaggaaataagcacctcctagtcaTCATAGATGacttgactcgatataccgaactgatagcgcttaaaactaaaaccgcggtcgagtgcgctaggatgttttacgagtgctacatttgtaaacatggaattccacacatgataatatctgactcgggtggagagttcaataatcatttccttaactcattgtgtgaattccttagcattaagaaaatcaataccatgatctaccacccagagtctaacgggctagAGGAAAGAGCAAATcataaggttttaaacatattaagagttACATTAGGGGgaatggaccccaactgggatattgccatacctgcggtattAAGCattcttaatcactcatatcatgtatctattaaaatgtcgccgcacgaggcactgtacggtaccccagctagaacgcctttccatgtattaacgcctacaaccagtttatcaaatcctctaaaggatgttatggatgcaagcataagtcgatataatatacttcgtaagaatctagaagaatcacaaatcataatgaaaagaaatcatgataaaa carries:
- the LOC135223168 gene encoding uncharacterized protein LOC135223168; translated protein: MYVQREVFGDEVKASSRELSVGKSSPIYKLDPFLDSEDGLLKVGGRIRRSDIPQSAKHPILLPKKHHVTTLLIRHEHELLAHSGRNHVLSNLRQMYWIINANATVRNVLFHCVTCRKLKEPALSQKMADLPADRLEPSPPFSNVGIDLFGPYYIKEGRKELKRYGVIFTCLVSRSIHIETANTLQSDSFINTLRRFVSRRGHPKVIRCDNGTNFHGAERELKAALDEVEEKKIEKYLSHHHVEWKFNPPAASHMGGCWERQIRTVRKELSALVKEFGERLNDESLRTLLCEVESIVNSRPLTTVSDSVDDLEPLTPNHFLIPKSYVIPPPGLFQKDDVYMRRRWRCVQYLTNLFWSRFRKESLSTLQTRQKWNEPRRNLIVGDVVLVKSDIEPRNQWPMGRVIEVYPDDKGTIRSAKIKTLSSVIVRPIQKLVLLVEG